In Lycium barbarum isolate Lr01 chromosome 9, ASM1917538v2, whole genome shotgun sequence, the DNA window CTTTTTCAAAAGTTGCCAATCGTTGACTGGTCCGTGGGATAATAGGATGGTTTAACTTGTATATATcgaaattttaaaataaaattacacTGTCACATTATTTTCGCCAGTTATAAGAGTAACTAATAAGTTATAtttcttatttttaaaattataatcaCATTTTTATGAAAAGTTACATATTAATATCTTATAAGACTTGATAAAATAAGATTTTTTTACTATGTAAGTTATAGTTTTGAATAAAATCATCTTACAGATTAATACTTAATAACATAACAATTGCATGACGTAATAATCCCATATGCCATGCAAAACCAAAGAACAAAAAAACTTGGAAAAGAGGTTGCAATCTCTTTTTACTAAATACTGAGATTAACACTTAAGGATATATATCTTTTTTCTGTTTTTGTCTTTTATTTATCAGGTTCCTGATCTAACTGAGAAGAACAAAGGAAACATTTACATGGCAAATACAAGTCCACCAAGTGTTATAAAAGCATATTACAAGCAATATGAAAAAGATTTTTCAAAATTTCTCAATTACCGTTCGGAGGAATTGATGAAAGGTGGTAAAATGGTTTTAACCTTTTTAGGAAGAGAAAGTGAAGATCCTTCTAGCAAAGAATGTTGCTATATTTGGGCCCTTCTATCCATGGCCCTTAATGAATTGGTTGTTGAGGTAAACTTTTTGTCTCACACATAATAAGTTAATTAACTTTGGTTAGTTATGTTAAATATATTTTTACCTCAACTTGCAATATTTACCAAGTATACATCTTTTTCTTCTTAGAAGAATAATTGGTAGTCTATCTATGTCCTGACAAAATTTGAGTAAGCTAAGAGTAGGTAATCTTAATATATAGTAGCTCATATTCATCTCTATATATTCAATTAATTAAAAGAACGAAGAAAAAAGgcacaaaccaaaaaaaaaaaaaaaagtacttaatCCCTCCCCTCCTAACTTCTATTcgttttggcaaaaaaaaaaaaaaaaaacacaaatctAAGCCTGCGTACAGTTGCTGTACTTGTACCTGTAGTACTGTTAATTAGGTGAAATATTTAAGGAGAGATAAATGATAATTTAGACAAAAGCTCTTATACTTAAGTTCATTAAATTTTTCTTTGCAAGAACCTTAAAAGATGAATAATATAGTAGTTGCATATAACTCTTAAGTTTCACTTTTTTGGCCCCTGTAAAACTATAAGTTTCCGGTGCACTGACAGAGTAATAGTGTATGAAGTTTTTACAGCATCAAATTAAGTTGACCTATAATAATATACAACCACTCATAGCAAATCTGATATGATATCttgaaaaataaagttataatgaTCTGCCATATATAAGTACGGATATATAGTACAGTTCTATCATGATAATGTATAGCAATGCGTTAAAACCTAAAATTTAATATGAATTAATGCAGGGGTTGATAGAAGAAGAGAAAGTGGATTCATTCAATATTCCTCAATATACACCATCATCAGCAGAAGTGAAGTACGTTGTTGAGAAGGAAGGTTCATTCACCATTAATTGTTTGGAATCTACAAGAGTCCATTGGAATGCCTCTAATAATGAGAGTAATGGTGCCTACAATGTGTCAAGGTGCATGAGAGCTGTGGCTGAGCCTTTACTTGTGAGCCAATTTAGTCCAAAACTGATGGATTTAGTGTtccaaaaatatgaaaaaattcttTCTGACTCCATGGCCAAAGAGAAAACCGAGTTTATAAATGTCACCGTCTCCTTGACCAAAACAAATTGACAGCATTTATTGTCAAAGGCGAATCTAGAGCAAGTTCAGTGAATTCATAATGTCACTTTTATTTCAAATTCACGCTGCGTGATGCATGGCCACCAATttacttcttctttttatttttttggcacTTCATATGTGATTGAGGTGCTAATTTATGTAGTCATTGTCTTGTGTACTATGAGTGATTTAAGATGTACTCTCTCcatttacttttacttgttcattttaaatttttcacgttatttaagaaataataaataaagtacataatttatcaatgtacccatattaaatgatgcatatttttattggatttgaaaaatgatttgaagtgagtaactaatactatgggtaaaataggaaaaaataaattgtcttctcttgatatgctaaaagtgataagtaaaagtgaaaatctatttttagaatactgaacaagtaaaagtgaagggaagGAGTATTTCTCGGAAAGGTTTTGTACCAAACAAAATATCTGGTCTTTGTTAGTCCATGGAAAAGTGTTGATTGttgctaggggtgtacatggaccgggttggttcggattttttaaacaccaaatcaaaccaattgcgtagggtttttaaatttatacaccaaatcaaaccaataaaatttgggttttgttattcggttttctcggggttttttccggaatagtcttgatacaaaacatataagtttttcttcaaatatttctttagttctAGTAAGAttcaactatataattaaggtgtttcttaagaaaataacacaaaatgtgagaagagtgatgacattgtattaaaatattcaacaaaagctaataaaatgaccataatctaaaaatactaagttatgctaaaatacgtacggctaataagtattaattatatgacaaagaaaaaaactgaagttatgtattttcactctctaaatcaattatgcaaaactaaaaaataaatatctaacattattgtcattcctagtggtaaattgaatttcttttgtgagcattagtgttgagttggttttggtttggaccttatttgagttactaacatccataggatataaaacttattgaaatttaaaattctaaattcaaacttgaataatatgataatagataaaaaaaaaaaaaactacgaaaaatttgaagaaatatttataaattagattataaataaatatttttattataaaatattttaaaaattaaatacatataatgtcgggttggtttggttcggttggactttttttagttaaaaccaagcCTAACCAATTATGGTCgattttttttcaacaccaaactaAGTCAAACCGAACTActagttgaattttttttttcttagtttGATTCCGTTTATCGATTTAGTGCGATTTATCGATTTATTTTGTACACCCCTAATTGTTGCATTGTTTTTATTAGATTGAGAAACTTGGCTAATTTAACTTACAGAAAAGTTGTCAATTTCTATGCGCTTATAATTCGGTTAGCTTGCATAAATAAGCTTTAGTAGACATGGATATAGGTTCCAAAATCCGAGGTTGTTAATTTATGCACACGGCTAGGGGCGGAGCTAGGGGACGTATGGGGTTCATCcgaattttctttttaaaaatattatattatatatataaagttaaaataatatttagatatatataatatatattaaatCCTGAATTCTATTGACTTCTTTATGTGTGTATTTCTTTAGATTTTAAATTTCTGAATTTTACAATGGTTTAACTTAACATATAATAAGTGAGTTTataatcaaatatttataaacaTTTATAGTGAATtccttaatatatatatgtacacataaAATTACTAAATTCAAGTGAACTGCAAATGACGATACTTTAATTGGCTCCCGAGCACCAAAAATTGTTGTAATGCAGACCTATACCTTAAGGTATTGTTTTGCCTTCAGGTATACGTtgtcttaaggtagagttttgtcaTGCCTGAAGGCAACACTCTCCCATAAGTAGGGGTgtcaaaaaaatatgaaaaactgACCGAACCTAATCATATCGAACCGATTTATAGTGTTTTGTCAATAAAACTGTGGTTTTTTATTTAAGCTTAAAACTGTCCCGAATCGAACCGAATAACtttacatgtatgaaatatattttatatattaaaaatacgttaaattgaatatatataatatatattttataagttATGTTTCAAAGATAAAAAAGTTTTGGCCACTGGACATACATGTATCAAATTCAACTTATGATTTCAGTGGCCTATAAGATGATGTTTGTTTTGGCTCAATTGATCAACATTGTTGTCTTTGACAAGTTACTCTTCTTCTTGGTCAATTAGTGAGGGATTCACGTCGTGATGATGCTATCGTTGTTGTCTTGCTACTTGATATAACACATTTCAGTTTAAATATTTTGTGTAGTTTTTTAATAGCTTTTACATTAAATATTTCAAAAGAAATATACAGAAGTTTTATTTGATGGTGTGCTACAAATAGGTTTGTGGAGGTCTGCGTCGTTACATTTTAATAATGGTGTATTTTTAGGTGAcactttaaaattaaaataaccgAAAATTAACCGAACTGTACCGATATCAAAGAAAAACCGAGATAATGAGACGATtttgaaaagtctaattttggttatacaaaataaaataaccgaaaatttgggatggtataattttttaaaaataacctATCGAACCGTCCCATTGACACCCCTAACTGCATGGCCATAAGGTAGAGtctcaaactctgcctgaaggtagcaaaactctgcctgatcaggtaCAAACTCTGCCTGGTCAGGTTGGGTTTGAGGTAAAACTATGCCTTGCAAATCTAACCTTtatcttgtaatttttttttaatttttaactaaGCACGGATTTAAACCCTGAATCAAGAGATTTTTaacgaaggataaaaattaaacatCACCAATTTGAGGGTCAGTATTTAAATACCAGTGCCTTTGAAAGccattccgcacaaaaaaatgccTTATGTATAGGGCGGGGAAAAGTGGTCGCGTCCCACCATTATTGAGGGGGATATGGGCTGTGTATCCCAAAAGATGTAAAAGAAGTGTTAGTTTATTTTGCAACTTTCCATAAAGTTGCTGTCCTATTTCTCTCTCTTTGGGCAACAGTGGAACAGCACAAAATTACTTTAGAAGTCTTTGGAAATCCATATACAATAATTAGTCGCAAAGGGCTAGGGCTACTGGCTGATTGGGCGGATAACTATGCTTAACGGTCTAGCTTAACGATTATCGGCTTTTAAAAgtactaatccgctagccaaACCGATAAGATATCGGACGGTTATCGGGCGGTGTATCGGTTAAATCACGTAActactatcttttttttttttgccttgaaAGACAAACGTTTTATTCATAATTTAACAACTAGGAAGTCAATTAAGCCCCATAACCACAGGGCAAGACTTAACAGTTAAGAATTCACAAGTTTAATCTCAACCCTTCCGATGGTGATCACTTCACCACCTTTCTGTGGAACCACAATTATTGCAATAGTAACTTccaacacaaaataataataataataataataataataataataataataataataataataataataataataatttatggtTAATGGAAGAGTTTACCGAAGATAATTACTAATGGTTCAGACTTTCACTTTAGTGCTTTAGCTTTAGATTTTAGTGTTTTATAAACTTTAGTGTTTTAGGTTtacaatacatattttatatgtttaggggtaaaaatataaatatgataaattcttaacgggttaacggtttGTCCAATAATAAAATTGTTTAATCTGCCCCGCACCGATAAGCCGTTAACTACAAAATTCTAATTCATTCCCCAACCGCTAATCCGATAGCCCACTACCAATAAGCTAATAAGACAATTTTACGGTTGGGTTATCGGTGGCGGTTCGGTTTTGAACAGCCCTAcaaagggccaaatatatcctTGTACTATGAGAAAAGGTTTAAATATACCCTGCGTTATATTTTGGAtctaaatatacccctgccgttatactatGGGTTCAAACATACCCCTCCACCATTAAGTTTGTCCAAAgtggacatccaatcctacgtgttaatgacatttgatgaggtggatgccacgtgacATGCTACCTCAGTACCCTAACCCATTTTATCCCtcccctctatttgttcttcAACCACTAAAATTTCCTTCCCTCCACCACCATGCCATTAAAAATGGAGATGGATTTTCCAGCACTGTACGGGACCTGTGTTTTCCGAGGGGAAAAAATTATCAGCTAGTGAAATCCATGTGTTGCTTTGCACAATCTTTTCAGAATATATTGGTTCTTAGTTGCATTGTACATCATCAATTAAGTTGTTAATTAAAAACCTCTATATCAAAGGGCCCAAAAAAGAGAGAGATTCATCAAATTAAAAGATCTTTGATGACACCAATAGTAATACAGTTTACATTGAAAACAAGGAAATCTCATGGTTGCTACTTTACAGTCTTTATTCCTTTGAATTCTGGACTAATTGCTTCTGTCGACCTTCACTTGATGTGACTTTAATGATGGTAATGGTGGTGGAAGGGAAGAAAATTTTAGTGGTAGAAGAACAAATAAaggggaggggtaaaatgggttagggcaTTGAGGTGACATgtcacgtggcatccacctcatcgaaTGTCATTGACACGTAGGATTGGATGTCTACTTTAGACAAACTTAACGGTAGAGGAGGATATTTGAACTCATACTATAACAACAAGAGTATATTTGGATCCAAAGTATAATGAAGGATATATTTAAACCTTTTCTCacagtacaggggtatatttggcccttttcccatAATTAGTGTTACAATTTTTTTCTCCGACAGTTTAATTATACAGTATCCAACATATGGCCATTTCACGTAACAAACGCGATATCTAATGTGCCTCTTTCCGTAAAAGAGCTCACCTATGCGACTAGGGGTGTACggagtaaaccgacaaaccgcaccaaaccgataaaccgagaaaaaaaatcccgactagtggtttggtttgacttggtttggtgtagaaaaaaaaaatccgatcataattggtttggtttggttttaactaaaaaaagtcaaactgaaccaaaccaacccgacattacatgtattcaatttttaaaatattttatacataaaaatatttatttgtaatgtaatttataaatatttcataaattttttcttaattttttatctattatcgtattattcaagcttgaacttagaattttgaacgccaataagttttatatcctatggatgttagtaactcaaataaagtccaaaccaaaaccaactcaacactaatgctaacaaaagaaattcaatttaccattaggaatgacaataatgttggatatctagtctttagttttgcataattgatttagagagtgaaaatacataaaagttttttttctctgtcatgtaattaatacttatttgtcgtacttattttagcatgacttaatatttttagattatgatcattttctttatgacttgttaattagcaatatttattttaaccgattttattagcttttattaaatattttaatacaatgtcatcacttttctcacattttgtgttattttcttaagaaacaccttaattatatagttgtaccttactaggactaaagaaatatttgaagtaaaagttatatgttttgtatcaaggctattccgaaaaaaaaaacccgaaaaacccgtgaaaaccgaataacccgagaaaacccgaggttgaaaaacccgaattttattggtttggtttggtatataaatttaaaaacccgacgcaattggtttggtttggtgtttaaaaaatccgaaccaacccggtacATGTACACCCCTATATGCGACCATCCCGTATTTGCTAACTACacatatttttttcaaatttattttAAGTACAATAATAACACATGGAGTTGCCACAATGGCTATCTTTAAACCTGCCATTTGTTTACCATCCCCTCCCTTCCTTCTTTTTATGGGAACTTTACTTAAATGTATCTTTGAGCCTACTAGTTTATCAATACGGCCGAAGTATACACTATCTTATACACTTCGATTGTATATATgatgtataggtatgtatatttagtataaagTATATATTACCTGTACACTGTGtatatattttataaattaaatgaCTGAATGGTATTTGACTGTAATAGCTCCCACCTCCTCCTCCACCATCGCCTTCATCCCTCCACTGTTATTCCCCCATCATCTTCCCTTCTCAAGTAGATCGTTTCATAAAACAACATAACTTTCTTCGTTTCAATTTCTACCATGTGACATTGTTTGATTGGGAACGGAatttaagaaaaaagaagaaaaaaaaacttttgagaaTTGTGTTGCTTAAGCCTTAAATATTTTGTTACTATAAATATAGTAGGATAGTAAAAGCGATGGAAACATCTCACATGACATAGCAAACAGTAAAGAGATCCAACTATTTATTTTTGAAAGATTCTCGATACCTAAAGGCTAAAGGTGTCGAAACATTTCAGCTGGGCCATAAAAAGTAAACCTATAGAACTAAACATGTAAACTTCAAACTGTTCGCTACGCATGAGGATCGGAGTTGCTTTTATCTCAGATTTGCTTTGGCTAGATTAGTGTTGTCTAATCTTTTATTTGTTTTTGGCTAAATTGCTGAAATATCACATAGTGCTATTGACATTTTTGTTCCCTTTCTTTCACTTATTGATGGAAGCAAAGAACCCATGTCTATACTTATTTTAGTtttagtccttttttttttactgaataaTCCTCGTACGAGCAAGTTTCAAACTCGGTGAAACAAAGATCTGCTTTTTATTTTTCTCTATATTTACATATTAGATTGTTGTCACAACAAGGTTTGAATCAGTGATACGTATAGATCGCATATCACGTGTTGTATAATCTTACCAATAGGGCCGAAGTTAGAGTAGGGGCGGAAGAGAGTTCATCTAAACCTCTTCTATCGTAGGAAAATCACAATGTATATATAGGGTCAAATTCTTTTTGTCTACTCATTTTAGATGATGGACCTAATTTTGATAAAAATCATGTCTCCGCTACTGTTTATCAGTTATGACTATACTAATATTTTAGATTCATTTAAAATGACGGCCGATACTTGAAAATGTGTAATTAAACTTAAAATTTGAAAGACATCCCTAATAATAATTTTTGCATCCTACAAGTCCTTAATTATTAGACTTGTTTGATAAGTATTTCAAATGAAATAACAATCTTATAAACAAAAAAATTCAAGTAAAAGTTATGTTCGTCGAGTATTTCACCTTGGTAAAAGTTTATCCTGGGCGTTTACATCAAGTATAATATGTGTTGGAATTGGAACATATACCATTAttacttaatcatgattaattattGTATGTTATCAtcttattaaattaattaactaTAAAAAATTACATTAATTTGATGTAAATAACCGATGCGGATATACATTTATAATCTTttaacttcctttttttttaatttcaactaATTATTCCAAAGGCATCGCACTCTTCAATATTGCAGTAGATGGTCTGCAAGGTTCACTTTTTCTCCATTTATAATGCTATCATTGGTCACTTAAGTTAGCAGTAACTTTATATTTCAATAATATAGCAAGATATAAGAAATGTTAGATTTgacgctcttttttttttttcctttctttttaagGTACCTTTTAACTGATTTAATTGACTGTAGTACTCACTGTATAGAGATCAGATTATGCCTAGAAAGAATTGAAGTGATTACACCAACTTGAGATGTGTGCCAAACCAtacccaaaaagaaaagaaaacatgtATTATTGAGGGTCCAGATCTCACGTTTAATTCATTTTTTGAATGATACATTGCATATATGACGTATGCAGCGTGAAAAGTAACAACTTTTTTTAGGTACAGTTTTAGGGTGAAGAGACAACAGAGGGGACTAAAGCTGCTGGGATCGGATTATAACACAATTAATGTTGATAATAAATGACTAATTTTGGGCTAAATTTGAATGGACCAATATGGATTGTatcaatataaatatatatgttcacgtcccaaaatacccgctagatgTGATTGatacccagcaaacaccacccgccagacgaatcatatatcatactcttaatcatttacaaaagcgctaaaagaaaataagtgcaggtccaacaacgttattaatgataaaaatgcgaaatagtcgccaaccaaatccataatcgatttatgaaaaccaatcaacgctaagataaaaagaatctctagcccacatcccacgctaagaccatggagcatctaacagagttacatgagtttgagtgtcgggcatgtaaacccaaaataaaagaaataactagataaagctgaaatggctgcctccacgaacaatgcggtggctcacctcagcaacagaatccactcacgaaatCTTCAATTACCAGtctcgttctcaacgacagtatctgcatggacgtgcaggtaaggagtgagttatacataaatataacccagtaagatcctcgaccaagcacttcaaatacccctggaatagtgttagaaaatacaaacacacaacaagcacaaaaatattatgcacatgaacatatcattatataatagcaaccaggGTCCAAatcactgtttatcaaatatattatacatttcaacacaatttacactacgaaccgtcataagtggcagttaaagaattagtcaacactatgaatccacggcaacatacacaatgtgccaaatatgtcaggaagcatacacaatgctaagagaagcatacacaatgccccaatatcatcaagaagcatacacaatgctaagggaagcatacacaatgccccaatataatcaagaagcatacacaatgctaagggaagcatacacaatgccccaatatcattaagaagcatacacaatgccccaatatcattaaaaagcatacacaatgccccaatatcatcaagaagcatacacaatgctaagagaagcatacacaatgccccaaaatataatcaagaagcatacacaatgctaagggaagcatacacaatgtcccaatataatcaagaagcatacacaatgctaagggaagcatacacaatgccccaatatcacgACTCTCAACTGTATCACatcacaaaacaatttataaagagagttttagaGTATTTGAAAATATATTATGTGTGGCTAgtcttaaggaccaccgattctgccaagcacacgctcgcctcaacacatggaccaggcagacaaaacatatttttaaaacgggttttgaaaagcaagtactcaaagcttaaagtctcacttatctcaaattcacaattcaagcacacttcccaataaatcaaaactgcgttctcgagtctccggattacctcaaactacacaaaaacggatttagaatggttaaaacccttagggtaaaccacttctatatttttagaggcttaaacggttaaagtcaaattttaaaggacgaaaacgccctttggtcaatgtgttcaaaacccgacaagacttatgttttcggaaaggccttaacgagagaattccaacgatatatagaagtctaaaatctaACGCTATTTgtcctttca includes these proteins:
- the LOC132611133 gene encoding S-adenosyl-L-methionine:benzoic acid/salicylic acid carboxyl methyltransferase 2-like; amino-acid sequence: MKVVDVLHMNGGIGDISYANNSLVQRKVILMTKPILEQAISDLYCSLFPEALCIADLGCSSGANTFLVVSDLVKIVKKEREKHNLQLPEFYFHFNDLPGNDFNTIFQSLGEFQEDLRKQVGEGFGPCFFSGVAGSFYTRLFPSKSLHFVHSSYSLMWLSQVPDLTEKNKGNIYMANTSPPSVIKAYYKQYEKDFSKFLNYRSEELMKGGKMVLTFLGRESEDPSSKECCYIWALLSMALNELVVEGLIEEEKVDSFNIPQYTPSSAEVKYVVEKEGSFTINCLESTRVHWNASNNESNGAYNVSRCMRAVAEPLLVSQFSPKLMDLVFQKYEKILSDSMAKEKTEFINVTVSLTKTN